The following DNA comes from Quercus robur chromosome 1, dhQueRobu3.1, whole genome shotgun sequence.
CCAtaattttttctagaaaattccATTCCACCCTGTCATAGGCCTTACTCATGTCGAGTTTTAGGGCCATGAAACCtattctttctttaatcttgttttttagGTGGTGTAGGGTTTCAAATGCAACAAGGATGTTATTTGAAATAAGATGATTTGACATAAATGCACTTTGGGATTTGGACACAAGTTTTGGGAGAATTTTTTTAAGATCGGCTATGGTTTTGGATATTAGTTTATACATGACATTACATAGGCTAATGGGACGGAAATCTTTGGCTCTTtctgggttttttatttttgggatgaGGGAAATAAAGGTATGGTTTAAGTGTGTGGGCATGGAACCTATATTTAGGAGTGATAGAGTGGCTTTAATAACATTAGAACCAACTATACTCTAATAAGATTTATAAAAAAGAGGTGGCATATCGTCTGGTCCTAGTTCTGTCAtggatttcatttattttagtgCTTTCTTAACCTTATCAACCGTGAAGCCTTTAGTCAGATCTACATTCATGGCCGGAATGATCTTGTTATCAATGCCGTGTagaatggtattaaaacttGATGGGTTTGTTGGCGTGAACATGGTTCGAAATAATCAACCATCACTTCTCCAATTTTCTGTTCATCCTCCACACTTGTGCCATTATCTAGCACAAGCTTGGAAATAAAATTCCGTCGGATTTGCTGATTTGCTCGACTGTGGAAATAACTTGTATTCAGATCCCTAGATTTTAACCAATCCACCCTTGTCCTTTGCTGCCATAAACAATTCTCTTTAACAATAAGATCATACACTTTAGCTCTTAGGATTTTGACTTGATCATGGTTGCTTCTTGACATTGATAAGGACTTTGCTTAGGCGAGTAATTTTTTCTTCTGGCCTAGCAACCTTCAGATATTACCAACGAAATTTCTACTCCATGTTTGTAGTTGGATTCGGCATTCCTCCACTTTATGGATGAGATTATCCATTAGCATACCCCTTGTATGACATCCCCATGCATTTTTAATAACACCTTCACAATGCTTATCTCTCATCCATACTGCTTCAAAGCGGAATGGCCTCCTCTTCTTGTAGAACCGCGTATTTTCATCATCCGAGCACACCCACAAAGGTGAATGATTCAACAAAGAACCTGCAATGTGATGCACACGAACAAATGGAAACATTGTTGTCCATGACGGTGAGGCCACTCCCTTGTCAAGTTTGATCCATGTTATTACCCCTTTGAACTGATTATTGCACCATGTGAAAGGAGACCCCACATACCCAAGATCTCGAAGTCCACAAAAATCTAATGCCTCTCTAAAAGCAACCATCTGTCTCTCCGGTCGACTTgcaccacctttttttttcattttctttttttctgatttggttatttcattaaaatcgcCTACGCATAACCATGGAAGATTTACTTACAGACAGAGATGTTTAAGAAGTGCCCAAAAATGTTCCCGATTAGCAATTATAGGATCTTCGTAGAATTCTGTGAATTGCCAGGCATCATCCAAACTTGGGTTAACTACTGCATCAATATACATTGGCGAGGAGTTAAAAACATGGAGACCTATCCCATCCTTCCAATACAGAACTAGCCCACCACCTGTGTTAATTCGAGGAACAATGAAATAATTATCAAACTTGAGCTTTGAACAGAGCATCTttagaaaatcatattttgctTTGGTTTCCATGAAAAAAACTATTGAGGAGGAATGTTTTTCACCAATTTCGTGAGTTCGAGAACCTCGTGGTTGCCATAGTCCATGATAGTTCCAATTGATGCAATTCATTGGGATCGACGGGGCTATTCAACAGGCACCACCATTGGAGAATGATGACAGACTTCATTGCTGTCTAGAGCTTGGCGTTTTGTTGGTCGAGTGTTCTCTGTGGCGTACAATTCTCTTCGAGAGGTAGGGTCATGAATGATAACTTCATTGTTAACTAGGCTTGGACTTCTAATGATTCTTTTCCATGTAGTCTGGGAACCCTTTGGATCCCTGTTGGGTGCTTGGACGTTCCCTTGAGTAACTAGGATGCAATTCGGCTTTATGTCTTCAACTGATCCACTTTTTGGGTCGAGTAATTTCGTGTCATGGGCCTCTGGGTTGggctttgtttggtttgattgATTGGTCACTTTGGAAGCACATTTAATGGGTACGTTTCCGTCTGTTTGGTCCGACTCGTAATTGCTCTTCAATTCAATAACAGGGATCATGGGGGATTTGTAACCGATATCATCGTCAATGGTCTTTAATATTGCCTGAAAATTCGGGATTTGGGTGTTACTcacttcccttttctttctcgGACCGGTCACCCTCCTGGTTAGTGGTGTTATCGGCGTTGCTGTTCCTTGAGGCATACGGTTTGTGATCCTTGTTGATTCGGCTCTTTGTGTTGTGGAGGTGGCCCCGAGAAACTTAAGTGAGTACCGTCAACAGTTAGGGATGTTTTTCGACTTAaggcctcgtttgggaggagggaatggaatggaatggaaaggaataaaaagaataattttagaatattcttcccttccccttgtttgggagttttaatggaaggaatggaaagctcattcccttgtttgggagtttaagtagaagggaatggaatgagtaggagggaacactcattcctctctattcccttaaaacctcaaattttcattccccccgaaattgggaggaatgggagggaatggaattagatttaatgatttttttactaaaactcccaaaatacctctgtatattcaattatttattttaaaataagggtctaatagtaatattgttataaaatgaatccattccattccctccatgttgctcccaaacaaaattacttacattccaatcctttccatttcttcattttaaaacatccaatcaaggttacttaattccattccattccattcttttccattcctttctcttgcttaaatacattccattccattccgttcctttccattcctttatgatcattccattctattccattcccttcctttatgaactcccaaacggagcctAAGAGATCGACTTCCACCCTCATCCACACCCCGAACTATTGGTCATCTCTACACGGAGTAAGCTTGCTTCGAAGCCATAAATCACAGTCTCGTTCATCATAAGTTACTCGACCGCACCAATAACAGAAGTTTGGTAGTCTTTCATATTTCAAGGCAACCCATCCTATCACTCTACCATCTGACCAAATTTTCCTCACTCGACTGAGTGGTTTTGAGATATCCATACGTATATGCACACGTAGGTAGTTGCCTTTTCCACCCTCCTCTTCGATATCTGTCATATGAAGAATCGTACCCATAGAGTTTTCAATGGAATCACGGGTTGCCTGAGTCGTGCAGTGCACTGGTAGATCGTGAATTTGAACCTAAAATGCAGTGAACTTGAAAGATATGGCAGTGATTGGAACATTCTCTAATACTCTCTCAAAGATCACTAGGTGTTTATCGTATGTCCATGGTTCATGTTCAAGCACTCGCTCAAGATCGTACTCATCCTCAAATTCGAAAAATATCGTATTTTCCCCCATGTATTTTATCTTGAAATCGCTGTGTTTGCCATAGAGGTTTGAATGTGTGAGCCACAGATTCGATGTTCATCAGCCTCATTGTTAGGAACTTTGTAGCAAGCAAGAAAGGGGGAGTTAGAGAGTCTTTTGGACATTGAACACAATCTTACTCTGAATCCAGAGTGTAAGTTTTTTCCACCAACTCTCAAGAGTATCCATTGTATTCATGTATAGTGCTATGGATTAAGATTCAACCAAGGGAGACAAAAACTTGCACAGATACAAGGATAGAAAAACTCCATTGATTTAGGAAATAGCATAGCTACACCTAGAGCAGAGAGCAACCCACGGTTCTTGACTTGACTTGTGTTGTTGCTGTAGACTGTACTAGtccactactttttttttctatatcatGGAAATGGGAAAAATACAATTGTCTTGTTGGTACGAATATATGGAAGAGAGCTTATTGTCATTATTGTCAAACCTATAAAATATGCAGTATCATCAATAGGAATTCTttccttagagcatccacagcagtggagctaaaaatttaactttttagctccaccaaaagttactttatctattatacctaTACATATGCTatagcagtggatctattttagctttcaacacaataaaataatataaatatcacaataaaataatatatcttctacaataaaataacatatcctctacaataaaataatatattacacTACCCAAAAAACACCCACAACCATTAGCCAcagccaccgccaccgccaccggcCACAACCATCACTCTATTTTggcaaccacaacacaacatagaagaaaaaaccaaaaacaaaaacaaaaacaaaaccacaaccacaatcacAACCCCATTACCATCGGTCACCACAAACCACCAGCCATGACAACCACAACCCACTGCCactgccacaaccaccaccaccactatcatagccaaaatcaaccaccaccaccacagctaccaaacccatatgaaaatacattaaaaaaaaaaaaaaagcctcaatCATAGcaaagagaatagagagatgGGCGGCAGCGGTGGATCGGAGGCTTGGGAGGCGTGGGCCGATGGATCGGAGACGTGGATCGTGGTGACCTTGAGGCCGGCGGAGGCGTGGGTTGGAGGCAGGGGGCTTGGGTCGGCTTGGGCCGGTGACAGGGTGATTGAGGCCGGTGACGTTGGGCCTGTGACGGAGTGACTAAGGCAGTGACGTTGGGCCTGTGACGGAGTGACTGAGGCCGGTGACGGAATGACTGAGTCCGGTGACGGagtgacagagagagagagtgactgagagagagagagaggcgagaGTTgctgagaaaaaagagagagctttttattattttaagtccagccgaataaaataatagtttttttttttagctctcatgaacagtacacatctatttatagatgtgtactgtagcagtggagctaaaaaaaatagatttagctccactgctggagCATCATTTTAAAGTTTGTGGAGCTAAAATTTAGTATTATAGCTTTATACCACctctgctgcaaatgctcttaataattatatattcctGTTGTTCTTAATTATAATTGTCTTGTTGgaatgaaaataaaaggcaGGGGATGTGTTAATGTAGCTTATGTAATGAATTATATGAATGAAATGGtgataatttattattcatttgagcattgttttttgttttttttttttttgttactaggAATGGATTCGAGTATTCTAGGAGGCACATCTTTCACTAATCTTATAGAAGATAGTTATAATGAATATATGCTAGGATCTTCATAAATAAGTGGTGAAGATAGTATTTCACAAGCTCAAGCATTTAGGCAAATGTCTCCACCCCAAATTGAATCCATAGCTAAGAAATTACAACGTTGCAGCAACTTCTCCATACAAGAAGACA
Coding sequences within:
- the LOC126712310 gene encoding uncharacterized protein LOC126712310 — protein: MVAFREALDFCGLRDLGYVGSPFTWCNNQFKGVITWIKLDKGVASPSWTTMFPFVRVHHIAGSLLNHSPLWVCSDDENTRFYKKRRPFRFEAVWMRDKHCEGVIKNAWGCHTRGMLMDNLIHKVEECRIQLQTWSRNFVGNI